The DNA region TGCAAAAAACCACAACACAACTTGGCGGCCCCAGGAAAAGTTCAGCAAGACTGAAAAAACATGTTCTTTCATTGGCAGGATGTTAACTCACCCATCCTAATAGCAGAGAGGAGATCACTGCGGGCATCACTTGTGAGGCCAAGGAGATGGGCACCATCGAGACGTTTTGCTTCTAACACTTTGGCGAAGTGCATCGGCgatgaagagagagagagagccgaTGACGGTGGCCCTGGAGGTGCGGGAGGAGGCCCAGTAGCAGCTGAAATGCCGATGCCACCAGGAGGCGGAGAAGGTGCATATGGAGACCCAGATAATCCAGGAGATCCAGGGACTGGGTACTGAAGTGGACTAACAAAAGCAGTCTGAGCTGAAGGAATGACTGGTGGAGCTGGTGGTGGTGATCCAGCAGGAAAATATTCCATCATCTGGGCCGGGAGAACCCGTCTAAGAAAAGATTTCAAATCATGAGTCCAGCATTTCCCATTTCTCTGCTATGGTTTAGGCTtagattttgtatttttgttttaatACCAACAGTAACCCTTCTATTGTGAAGTAAATAATTAATGCGAGTAggccataaaaaataaacaaatctgCCGCCATACTTATAAGTGTTGTCATTAAGCTGCAATTCTGCATGCAACACTACAAATATTGATGAAAATGATTAATATAGTACAATAAAGTACATCACATCTGTCCTGGAAGCTTTTACACAGCTGTATCCCCAGAAAGGTTCCATCCTCTGTGTATTCTATCATGGAGCTTATATAGAGCATTGATGCACTGTACAGGGGGTTAGGGGCAAAGTGATAAAGCTCTTCGGACTCACTGTCTATATTATATGGGTGTGTTGTGTTCAGAATTGCATGGCATTCAGCTTCATACTGCTCTCCATGCCTTCAGCTAAAGAGGACTGACAGGGGAAACCCATCACCAGCAGGAGGCAGGGAAGAGAACCTGAAGATGCATCACGAAGGATGTACTGAGATTTTGCAGTGAAAGACAAAAGGACAGCAGTTTTAGATCACTAATCTACCCAGATAGAATACACTGTAGGGTCACATGAAGTTCGTGTGAGATGCAGCCACTTTCCAACAATCGCAATAGCTGTCAAAACGGTATAGAAGATGTGTAAGTAAATGAAATGCTTTTTGGTAATGGCTGAATGGTTATTGTACAGCTGCATGGTCATAAAAGGAGCATCCAGAATTAGAAAGAGGTCTTCTTTCAGAAATAGCCCCATGACCATGAGTTGTGAATGGTACAGCAGCACAGCACCATTCACATCAATGGGgccgagctgcaataccagacaaccCATGATTCGGTGTGGATCCGTTTCTGAAGGAAATCAGCCACTTTTTCTAATGTTAGACAACTCATTTAACAAGTAACCAAATTTACACTTTCCGATAAAGTATTTGACACTTCCCTATGATGTAATTGACAGCCACTGCGACAGTCAGGAAGTGGCTGTATTGCCGCACCTCGGTTTGCCCTCTAGCCATGTGCCACCCACTGTGTGACCATATGCTAACAGAGTAGATCAAGTGTGAGGAGACTGTGTCCCTctctgcaaagcatcatggaacctgGAATCAACATAGCGGACAACCTAAAAAAAAGCACAAACTAGAACGGCGGTCCACTAGCCCAAGAGCTAGTCCACTACACAAGAGCCTCTACATTATAATTTAATAATAGCCTTTGCATTAATATTTgaaagagttgagcaaaaagatgagCAGGACCATTGTCCAGGGGCCACATCGGTAGTTGAAGGTGACCAGACCAGAGTTGAGCGAACCACCTTCTACCTGTTGGCATCTTAGCGCAtgttctgattagtaggcctggaGCGACATTATATGGGTGTATCGCACTGCAACAACATCGTGGTGGTGGGCCTACTAATCAGAACAGGCGCTAGGGGTGCCTGCAGGAGAAGGTTTGTAGAGCGCTGGTCCAGCCTGCCGATGTGTCCAATAGAATAAGGTACTACACTAAAAGTATTATGGCCTACTCTTTTTCTCTTGGTTCAGCATGGTATGTTTTTCATAGGTCAGGGTTAGGATCCCATTACTTATTTGACTGTGGTGCCCCCTTAATATATATTCTGAGTACTACACTAATACACTACTATCCAGGCAAAATAATTGCTGAACTGCAGTTATAAATCACAATGGTTTCATAAAGGAGGATTACCTGCATTCATTAGAAGTTAGGGGAGGTGGATGAGGCCCATCCATagtcggtggtggtggtggcggcggctgtTGTGGTCTACTCAATGTCCCATGTCTTAGTGTGCCAGTGGAGGATCTGTAATCATGTTCATGAACTTGATTCATGCCTACATGATGCAGCGACTCTCCTGATCCGACGTAAGTTGGGGTCATGGCATGTTGGTGAATGGAGTGGTTTGGGGTGGCAGGAAAGGAGTATTCTGTCAAATCAGATACATGAGACCTTAcgacagaaaatgaaaaaaaaaaaaaaaaaaaagaaaaaagttagacGCCACCAGATCAAGGTTCACCGCTAGGGACATGACAATTTCACGCTACAATGGtaaaaatacaaaaattgaaacacaGTAATTTAGCTTAATATGAGAGAGAACACCACGCTTTCAGCCTATTAGTGAAATTAATTCATTAGTAAACTCCATGACATGCCATCACTAAGGACACAACTGATGATTGTATAGATAGGGCTACAGACGTTCATGATTAAATCCACTACGTTTCAGCGTACGTCATGTTTTCGGAGGCATTCCCATAGGCAAAGTCCCTGATGTTTCCTTAGGGGTCTGCCGTTACTGTGGCATGACAGGAGGAGATGGGGGGGAGAAAATGACACTAGTTGTTATTAAACATAGTCCGCTTTTGTTGGTACTAAACCTAGAGAAAACAGTTACATCTGTAATTTAAGCTGCCATACACTGGAGACATCAGACAGATCTAAGGGACTTACAGCAGATCATCGTTTAAAACGATGAATGATGCGACGAGCAAACGATGTCAGACGAGTGTTTACACGCAAAGCTGTGGAGTCGGAGTAATGGAaactgaggagtcggaggtttggcttagagactcctgtcagggctgtggagtcggagcccattttggtggagtcgggagttggtgtcatggaaattgaggagtcagaggtttggcttactgactccacagccttgTTTACACGGGATGAGGATCGCCTTTATATCAACAGCAGCGTGTGCATTAATAGCATTGAATGATGACGGATACCTCCTCATGCCAATGCTCCATACTACTGCGGAGCCATTGTCGCAGAACACAAGCAACCAATCACTGACGGCCATAGCCATTATTGGAATTGCTGCTACTAGTTTTTGTCACTGAACGAGCGAACAATCTCCACTTATATTTCACAATTCTTCAACGAGAATTTTTTTGTTCACCTAAATGATTTCATGCTTGACGAGCGAGCGTTTTTGGATATATTGTTCAACCTAGCCACATTACATACCGTAATTATCGTTTATGTTGGGTCGTTACCGTTCGAACACAACGGTGTAAATGCAAGTTTATAGTTCGTGTTTGATCCCTGCTCTGTGACTGGGTTTTTATTCATGGGGAACACAATTCTCATCTAGTAAAATTAGCTTTCCAAATATTGCCAATAACACACCTGACAGAGAAAAAGGATAACGAAGTCTCTACTGATAGTAGGAAATGTATAAGTTGGCCTCTTTTTAGCAGTCTGAAATCTATAGTGTATGGGGAACTTTAGCAGAGGTCATGTCCATGTCATCTGTCACCAAGACCATCACTAAAAAACTAAAGAATTTCATTAGCCTACGGTGCCAAGTCATCCGCACATACATTATTCATTCATATGACAATTAGGTTTGTAAGTGCACAGCTGGAAGCATGGGGCACTTGCAATCTACGGCTCCTCCTCACCAACCCTGCCCCCGCTTATTGATGGACAGTGGAGAGCAGAGGGGACTTTGTGTAGGAGGGCAATTAAGTGGGCACCGGAGTGGTTTTACCGCTCTCTggcttcttagggtaccgtcacacagtcaaactttgatcgctacgacggtacgattcgtgacgttccagcgatatccatacgatatcgcagtgtctgacacgcagcagcgatcagggatcctgctgagaatcgtacgtcgtagcagatcgtatggaactttctttcgtcgcttgatcacccgctgacatcgctggatcgttgtgtgtgacagcgatccagcgatgtgttcgcttgtaaccagggtaaacatcgggtaactaagcgcagggccgcgcttagtaacccgatgtttaccctggttaccagcggaaacgtaaaaaaaacaaacagtacatactcacattccggtgtctgtcctccggcgtctcagcttctctgcactgtgagcgccggccagccagaaagcgagcacagcggtgacgtctgacgtcaccgctgtgctttccggccgctgtgcttacacagtgcagagaagctgagacgccgggggacagacaccggaatgtgagtatgtactgtttgttttttttacgtttacgctggtaaccagggtaaacatcgggttactaagcgcggccctgcgcttagtaacccgatgtttaccctggttacccggggacttcggcatcgctccagcgccgtgattgcaacgtgtgaccgcagtctacgacgctggagcgataatcatacgatcgctgcgacgtcacggatcgtgccgtcgtagcgatcaaaatggcactgtgtgacagtaccctaagtcaaagTTTTACTCACAGATTACCTTTAAACAATATAGGGAACAATGATGGTGGAATAGAGCCACGTTAGCTTTTTATTGTAAAAGTACCTAAAATTATTCTCACTGTTgggcagttttaaaaaaaaaagtccatcaAAGCATTAATGTACAAAATTGCAACCTTACAATAAAGATGAGGCGGATTGCTAAACACCGGTATAAATAAAAAGAACGTTAATTGTgccaaaaatattaaaatttacaCGCcagttttaaagtaaaaaaaaaatattcttaaaaataatttacaaaatatcaATAATGTACTCAACAATTGGAAATGCGACAGGGGAATCAGAACAATTGTGTCTGCATCTAAATCAGATGACAATTTTCTATTAAAAATTTTTTTATATGTATATCTCCTCATTTGTGCAAACCATGCAAACTCCACTAGCACCATCATACTACAGGCAGAAGCACGTCCAATGCAATGAAATAAATGCAACTAACCCTTCTCCTATTTTGTTTCCAGTAAAAGTTCACATTGCGTTTCTCTGGAGGAGCATGAACCACCATGTCACCAGATGTCTGGAGAGGCTTGCACTTTAGATACAGACTATGCTCACGTGTTGACGGCTATATTACAACACCTTATTTTAAAATAATTCGGTCTAGCCCCCATGAATGAAAGCCTGTCCTCATCAGGGCACACATCAGCAAGCAGATAGCCAGGACCCTATAAACATTGCAGAGAAGTGCACCAAATACTAGAATGGGGCAAAAGTCATCATGTGCTGCAGATTCTGTAAAAGCCAATTAGAGCAAAATACTGATAATCCATGTGTCCAAATTCCAAATTGTACGGCAGAAAATTAAGTATTAAGGGGGTGGTCTCATTTCAGTAGAGTGGTCCATCAAGTATTCCTACCACTGCTCCCCTCCCGACAGTTGTGATAAGACCAGGAACGGCATGTGGCTTCTGAGCCACTAAGCATTGACAGCACGCTACGCTGAGCTCCATGCAAGCACCACTGAACTCGACtggatagagcggtgacatcactactcTAGCCAGCCAGTCACTGAACTCGATGACtggatagagcggtgacatcactgctctagccagccagtcactgagctcgaacgggagtggtgacatcactgctctagccagccagtcactgagctcgaTAACGggagtggtgacatcactgctctagccagccagtcactgagctcgaTAACGGgagagagtggtgacatcactgctctAGCCAGTCACTAAATTCAGTAAGTGGCTAGAGCGGTGACATGCGCTGTTTGACATGATATCAATACTACAGGGTGCAGATGTGGGATGAAACATTAAATAGTAATATTGATTGTGAGCAAGCATATGTGCAAACTAATCCCAAATTCAAGAAATCCTAACGAAATGAATATAAATATTCTGTATCTAAATAATCagcataataaaaatatatatatattttattgactCCGGAGccattaaacaaaacaaacaaacaaaaaaagaagatATATAAATCAAGCACACAAAGGGACTGAGGAGTGATGGGACCAGTTATTAGATAGAGGACATGTAAAACAGCACAGTGCAATGCTAAGATACTGCGGAGATATGACAGAGACAGTTACAGACAGACCTAGTGTCCGGGGACATGGATCCCTCGGAAGAAGCTGCTTGgtatacgtttggagacagcctgtTGTCAGGCCGGAGCTCTTTGTCATAGGCCATAATATTCCACTCCTGACGTCTGTTCCTGGCTTTCCTGACCTTTTTCACTTCGCGAGTCGTGCCGTCCACACGTTTCTGTTCCTGAGACAGGAAAATTAAATGGAGGGTCAAATAAAATTGAACTAATGTTAATTATCCGTCAGTACAGCACAAGTAAATGGTAAAAGTATAGAATGAATACACTGCCTCGAGGTTACCCTTGCTGTAGGCACCACACCTGTGCTGGAGCCTTATGCTGGGTGGGTGCGCGTACCACACCTGTGCTGGAGCCTCACACTTTGGGTGGGCGGACGCACCCGCCTGCACTACGGCCTCACTGCAGTCATAAATTATACCTGCAATCTGGCCTGTCTGGGACATTCCAATAAATATTCCTTGTACATTAGGGAAACAAAATAATAAGCTTTTCATTTTCTAAATGCCAAGGTGCAGATAATCATGGTATAATGTTGCCCCATTCCAGGTTGTGATAAGGGGCCCCTCGGCCATTTATGCCCTTAGAGCCAGTTTGTTGTCTGTAGACCGATGTAGGACAGCCAGTCTGGGGCACAGTCGCACAGAAGGAGCTTTCTTCTGCCTCATTACTGTAATGTGTGCACTTAATGCTTGACTCCATATTGTGCCCCTTTAGCTTCCTAGGAAACGCACAGCACAATAGATTGGCCTAGAGAAAACCATCCATCTGTGTTCCGACCTTCACTACCTTCTGTCGCCTTTTCTCTTTCCTTTTATCTTCTGTGTCTTGCAACATCTTCTCCTTCCAAAGGTCAAAGAAATAAGAAGGATCCGTGTAAAACTTCAAGCCGTCCTTTCTGTCATCCCTGACAGCACAAAAGTAAAAAAAGGACGTTAATTACAAGACTCCCAGGGGATAAGGTGACATACAGAAATACTAGAGGTTTCTGTTATAATGATTTTCCCATTTTGACGATCATTCAGGagtagaagaagaaaaacaaaaaaccaaaacactcttaaccccttcacaccccctaagcccgttttcaccttcatgaccaggcaaatTTTACAATGTCAgttcatgaggtaataactctggaacacgtcAACGTATTCCACTGATTCGGAGatcgttttttcatgacatattatactccatgattgtggtaaaatttgtttAATATCACTTgcgttcgtggaaaaaaaaaaatgaaaatttggcaaaaatgttgaaagctTTCCAATTTACAAACTTTAAAATTTGTATGCACTTAAACCagtgagttatatcacacaaaatagtgtttcccacatgtctactttacatcagcacagagtgtgtgtgtgtgtgtgtgtgtgtgtgtgtgtgtgtgtgtgtgtgtgtgtgtgtgtgtgtgtgtgtgtgtatgtgtgtgtatgtgtgtgtgtgtgtttttttaagggaccacatcacatttgaagtgattttgagtaaACCATAGGAgacaaatacccaaaagtgacattctaaaagctgcacccctcaaagtgctcaaaaccacatttaagaagtttattagcccttccgatgcttcacaggaactgaggcAATATGGAGGGGAAaagaaaacatttaactttttttcacagatgCAATTTTTCTTTTTCGTAAGGGTAACAGGATGAAATGGACCCCAAGCTTGGTTGGgcagtttctcctgagcacactgataccccctacgtggggtaaaactactgtttgggagcacggcatgtttctgaagggaaggagcaccatttggctttttgaacgcaaaattttcTGGAAACattatcggacgccatgtcgtgtttggagaaccctTGATATATCtaaaaacagtggaaatcccccacaagtgaccccaatttggaaactagacccctcaaggaatgtttgtagatgtgtggtgagaaccctgaaaaaaaaaaaaaaaatgaataaaaatatttttacaatttttattctcTATGGAACATTCACTTAACGGAGTCTGTTCGCTTTATAAAGCATTTCAGTGCTTtataactgtcagctctgcactcacACAAGCTTGTTAGACCATGTACTGCGCATGTTCTAACCAAGCTTTCTagccctggtgacccggatgtcatcatgaaggAGTCACCAAGACAATGATCAGCTCCTTGTGATGAAGATTGGAGGGGAGATGGAGTTCCCtccctctccctgccttctaaatgctacgATGTCGATGGCAGCATTTAGTAGGTTAAACCGCTGGGAGCAGTGCGGGCTTCGCTCCTGACAGCGAGTGCTGGGTGTGAACACCCGCCAGCAATCGTGCACAGCTTTTGGGAGCGCAAATTGCCTGGATGCATCCATACATTCAAGGTCGGGAAGTACTTCCCAACCTGGACGTATGGCTAATGTctatggtcatgaaggggtttatcATTCAGACATCACTAAGCGCCAGGTGATAATGTGTCACTTGCCTGTATGGGGACAGTATATTGAGGGGAGGTGGCTTGTCGCAGGTGTTGTAGATGTCAGTGATTGGATGGGGAATGCTGTTTTTGGAGACCACTTGCTGATCTTGGATGGTTGAACTCTTGAAAGCTTTTCGCATGTTGATATCTTGTAGAGAAactagaataataaaaaaaaaaacaagagtaaAGATTAATTAACGAAGAAATAGCATAGCCGCTCCCAGGATATGTTCCTACGGGCCAGAAAGATGAAACAGACAATTACCCTAGGAAAAACAAGACATCTGGACACTGGGCAAGTGTCTATAGCCCCACAGACCACCAATGCTGAAATCAGTGGCATCGGCTAATAATAAATGTCTATGCTCTCTTTAAAGTGAATGTCCACCACGCAGCAGTCCAGCATAGGTGGCTCTACAgtgcttgtaagtgctgctctgaagttAGCCGCATTGTTTCAGTGCCCCTGAGCTGTTCCGATGGTGCGAGGCAAAGTCACTCCTGCTAACAGCATGGGAGAATTGAGCATTCGGGACAGCCACGCTGCCGGTCTGAACTGTCAGTCATTGAGAAGTATACCGGTCCTGGCAAGTGGGTAGCCAAGAGATCTTTAGGAGCCAATGGGACAGTGATGACGATGTCCAAGCACtacagaatatgatggcgctataaatataataaataattacAGGTCTCTCCATTGTCACAAATTTCATTCAGTGCCATTCTGGGGAATAGGGAATGCTCCTAAATCCATAGTGACGCAGCCTTTCAAACCCTCGGAGTGTGACGCCAGTGATTCCACATGGTCTTGTATCGCCGCCCTACACTCATTCTACACGCGATTATTTCCTTCTCTATCTTCCAGCCGCAATATCCGTCTGGCCTCTGTAATTAGTGAATGAGCCAGACTTGACAGGGGGCTTCTTTCACCTACTAATTCCTTTTCACAGCGTGAAGACTCTCCAGAAAGCTTCCTCACCTTTCTGTCCACAGATGCGAGTCCACCCCACTGCTAATCTATGATCCGCGCTCATGAATTGCTTCTATGGGACACAGATTTCACAACCGATACCTTTTACGATCACCCGCAGGGTGCAacaacacacaggcagaaaaagcaCAGACCATACATATTGTTCTATCTTCTCACAGGCTCAGCCCTGGTTCTAGCCATTAATATCCAGAGGTATAAAACCTGGACTTTCAATGAGCTCCACACTTCCTAATTAAAGTGAAGAAGCTGGAGAGAACTACTGCTACTATAAAGCTTGGAGGACTTCATATCAAATACATCTTTCAGCTACCACAGTGTAAGAGAAACGTATAATCACAAGGCGTCCAACCTTTGGGACTCCCAGAAATCCTTAGAATGGGGGTCCCAAAATTCTTTATATTAAAGGCGCCGTAAAGCGCATGTGTGACCACAGCTATATAGCTGATAAAACGGTAAGACGCATAATCTATCTGGCGGGAAAATGTACTCAAGATGGCGGCACCGACTACTGTACTGATCC from Ranitomeya variabilis isolate aRanVar5 chromosome 3, aRanVar5.hap1, whole genome shotgun sequence includes:
- the WASF3 gene encoding actin-binding protein WASF3 isoform X1; amino-acid sequence: MPLVKRNIEPRHLCRGTVPDGITSELECVTNNTLAAIIRQLSSLSKHAEDIFGELFNEANTFYIRANSLQDRIDRLAVKVTQLDSTVEEVSLQDINMRKAFKSSTIQDQQVVSKNSIPHPITDIYNTCDKPPPLNILSPYRDDRKDGLKFYTDPSYFFDLWKEKMLQDTEDKRKEKRRQKVVKEQKRVDGTTREVKKVRKARNRRQEWNIMAYDKELRPDNRLSPNVYQAASSEGSMSPDTRSHVSDLTEYSFPATPNHSIHQHAMTPTYVGSGESLHHVGMNQVHEHDYRSSTGTLRHGTLSRPQQPPPPPPPTMDGPHPPPLTSNECRRVLPAQMMEYFPAGSPPPAPPVIPSAQTAFVSPLQYPVPGSPGLSGSPYAPSPPPGGIGISAATGPPPAPPGPPSSALSLSSSPMHFAKVLEAKRLDGAHLLGLTSDARSDLLSAIRMGIQLKKVQEQREQEAKREPVGNDVATILSRRIAVEYSDSEEDSELDENDWSD
- the WASF3 gene encoding actin-binding protein WASF3 isoform X2, with amino-acid sequence MPLVKRNIEPRHLCRGTVPDGITSELECVTNNTLAAIIRQLSSLSKHAEDIFGELFNEANTFYIRANSLQDRIDRLAVKVTQLDSTVEEVSLQDINMRKAFKSSTIQDQQVVSKNSIPHPITDIYNTCDKPPPLNILSPYRDDRKDGLKFYTDPSYFFDLWKEKMLQDTEDKRKEKRRQKEQKRVDGTTREVKKVRKARNRRQEWNIMAYDKELRPDNRLSPNVYQAASSEGSMSPDTRSHVSDLTEYSFPATPNHSIHQHAMTPTYVGSGESLHHVGMNQVHEHDYRSSTGTLRHGTLSRPQQPPPPPPPTMDGPHPPPLTSNECRRVLPAQMMEYFPAGSPPPAPPVIPSAQTAFVSPLQYPVPGSPGLSGSPYAPSPPPGGIGISAATGPPPAPPGPPSSALSLSSSPMHFAKVLEAKRLDGAHLLGLTSDARSDLLSAIRMGIQLKKVQEQREQEAKREPVGNDVATILSRRIAVEYSDSEEDSELDENDWSD